One window of Grus americana isolate bGruAme1 chromosome 18, bGruAme1.mat, whole genome shotgun sequence genomic DNA carries:
- the LOC129214545 gene encoding myosin heavy chain, skeletal muscle, adult-like gives MASPDSEMAVFGEAAPYLRKSERERIEAQNKPFDAKTSVFVAHPKESFVKGTIQSRESGKVTVQSEAGETLTVKEDQIFAMNPPKYDKVEDMAMMTHLHEPAVLYNLKERYAAWMIYTYSGLFCVTVNPYKWLPVYNPEVVLAYRGKKRQEAPPHIFSISDNAYQFMLNDRENQSILITGESGAGKTVNTKRVIQYFATIAASGDKKKEDQSGKMQGTLEDQIISANPLLEAFGNAKTVRNDNSSRFGKFIRIHFGATGKLASADIETYLLEKSRVTFQLKAERSYHIFYQITSNKKPELIDMLLITTNPYDYHFMSQGEVSVPSIDDQEELMATDSAIDILGFTPDEKTAIYKLTGAVMHYGNLKFKQKQREEQAEPDGTEVADKAAYLMGLNSAELLKALCYPRVKVGNEYVTKGQTVEQVNNAVGALAKAVYERMFLWMVVRINQQLDTKQPRQYFIGVLDIAGFEIFDFNSFEQLCINFTNEKLQQFFNHHMFVLEQEEYKKEGIEWTFIDFGMDLAACIELIEKPMGIFSILEEECMFPKATDTSFKNKLYDQHLGKSSNFQKPKPTKGKTEAHFSLIHYAGTVDYNITGWLEKNKDPLNETVIGLYQKSSVKTLVLLFANYGGPDSEGGGKKGGKKKGSSFQTVSALFRENLNKLMTNLRSTHPHFVRCIIPNETKTPGAMEHELVLHQLRCNGVLEGIRICRKGFPSRVLYADFKQRYRVLNVSAIPEGQFMDSKKASEKLLASIDVDHTQYRFGHTKVFFKAGLIGILEEMRDEKLAEIMTMTQARCRGFLMRMEYRRMVERRDAIFCIQYNVRAFMNVKHWPWMKLFFKIKPLLKSAESEKEMANMKQEFEKTKEELAKSEAKRKELEEKMVTLLQEKNDLQLQVQAEADSLADAEERCDQLIKTKIQLEAKIKEVTERAEDEEEINAELTAKKRKLEDECSELKKDIDDLELTLAKVEKEKHATENKVKNLTEEMAALDETIAKLTKEKKALQEAHQQTLDDLQAEEDKVNTLTKAKTKLEQQVDDLEGSLEQEKKLRMDLERAKRKLEGDLKLAQDSIMDLENDKQQLDEKLKKKDFEISQIQSKIEDEQALGMQSQKKIKELQARIEELEEEIESERTSRAKAEKHRADLSRELEEISERLEEAGGATAAQIEMNKKREAEFQKMRRDLEEATLQHEATAAALRKKHADSTAELGEQIDNLQRVKQKLEKEKSELKMEIDDLASNMESVSKAKANLEKMCRTLEDQLSEIKTKEEQNQRMINDLNTQRARLQTESGEYSRQVEEKDALISQLSRGKQGFTQQIEELKRHLEEEIKAKNALAHGLQSARHDCDLLREQYEEEQEAKGELQRALSKANSEVAQWRTKYETDAIQRTEELEEAKKKLAQRLQDAEEHVEAVNAKCASLEKTKQRLQNEVEDLMIDVERSNAACAALDKKQKNFDKILADWKQKYEETQAELEASQKESRSLSTELFKMKNAYEESLDHLETLKRENKNLQQEISDLTEQIAEGGKAIHELEKVKKQIEQEKSEIQASLEEAEASLEHEEGKILRLQLELNQVKSEIDRKIAEKDEEIDQMKRNHLRIVESMQSTLDAEIRSRNEALRLKKKMEGDLNEMEIQLSHANRVAAEAQKNLRNTQAVLKDTQIHLDDALRTQEDLKEQVAMVERRANLLQAEVEELRAALEQTERSRKVAEQELLDATERVQLLHTQNTSLINTKKKLETDIVQIQGEMEDMIQESRNAEEKAKKAITDAAMMAEELKKEQDTSAHLERMKKNLDQTVKDLQHRLDEAEQLALKGGKKQIQKLEARVRELEGEVDAEQKRSAEAVKGVRKYERRVKELTYQSEEDRKNILRLQDLVDKLQMKVKSYKRQAEEAEELSNVNLSKFRKIQHELEEAEERADIAESQVNKLRVKSREFHSKKIEEEE, from the exons ATGGCCTCTCCTGACTCCGAGATGGCCGTCTTTGGGGAGGCAGCTCCTTACCTCCGAAAGTCAGAAAGGGAGAGAATAGAGGCCCAGAACAAGCCTTTCGATGCCAAGACATCTGTCTTTGTGGCCCATCCTAAGGAATCCTTTGTGAAAGGGACAATCCAGAGCAGGGAATCAGGGAAGGTCACTGTCCAGAGTGAAGCTGGAGAG ACCCTGACTGTGAAGGAAGATCAAATCTTCGCCATGAACCCTCCCAAGTATGATAAAGTCGAGGAcatggccatgatgacccaCCTCCACGAACCCGCTGTGCTGTACAACCTCAAAGAGCGTTACGCAGCCTGGATGATCTAC ACCTACTCGGGTCTCTTCTGCGTCACTGTCAACCCCTACAAGTGGCTGCCGGTGTACAACCCGGAGGTGGTGTTGGCCTACCGAGGCAAGAAGCGCCAGGAGGCCCCTCCACACATCTTCTCCATCTCTGACAATGCCTACCAGTTCATGTTAAATG ATCGTGAGAACCAGTCGATCCTGATCAC CGGAGAATCCGGTGCAGGGAAGACTGTGAACACAAAGCGTGTCATCCAGTACTTTGCAACAATTGCAGCGAGCGGGGATAAGAAGAAGGAAGATCAGTCAGGCAAAATGCAG GGAACGCTTGAGGATCAAATCATCAGCGCCAACCCACTGCTGGAGGCCTTTGGTAATGCCAAGACCGTGAGGAACGACAACTCCTCACGCTTT GGCAAATTCATCAGAATCCACTTTGGAGCCACAGGCAAACTGGCTTCTGCCGACATTGAAACTT ATCTGCTGGAGAAGTCCAGAGTCACTTTCCAGCTCAAGGCAGAAAGAAGCTACCACATATTTTATCAGATCACCTCCAACAAGAAGCCGGAGCTAATTG ACATGCTCCTCATTACCACCAACCCTTATGATTACCACTTTATGAGTCAAGGTGAGGTCAGTGTTCCCAGCATTGATGACCAGGAGGAGCTCATGGCTACAGAT AGTGCCATTGACATCCTGGGCTTCACTCCTGATGAGAAGACAGCCATCTACAAGCTGACAGGGGCTGTCATGCACTACGGGAACCTGAAGTTCAAGCAGAAACAAcgagaggagcaggcagagcccgATGGCACGGAAG TGGCTGACAAGGCTGCCTACTTGATGGGCCTGAACTCGGCTGAattgctcaaagccctgtgTTATCCCCGAGTCAAGGTTGGGAATGAATACGTGACCAAAGGTCAAACTGTGGAACAG GTGAATAATGCAGTTGGTGCCCTGGCAAAAGCTGTCTATGAGAGGATGTTCTTGTGGATGGTTGTTCGCATCAACCAACAGCTGGATACCAAGCAACCCAGACAGTACTTCATTGGTGTGCTGGACATTGCTGGCTTTGAGATCTTTGAT TTCAATAGCTTTGAGCAGTTGTGCATCAACTTCACCAATGAGAAACTGCAACAGTTCTTCAACCACCACATGtttgtgctggagcaggaggaataTAAGAAGGAAGGAATTGAATGGACATTCATTGACTTTGGGATGGATCTAGCTGCCTGCATTGAGCTGATTGAGAAG CCCATGGGCATTTTCTCCATCCTGGAAGAGGAATGCATGTTCCCCAAGGCAACTGACACCTCTTTCAAGAACAAGCTCTATGACCAGCATCTGGGCAAGTCCAGCAACTTCCAGAAGCCCAAGCCTACCAAAGGCAAGACTGAGGCACACTTCTCCTTGATCCACTATGCTGGCACAGTGGACTACAACATCACTGgctggctggaaaaaaacaaggacCCCCTGAACGAAACTGTCATTGGGTTGTACCAGAAATCGTCTGTGAAGACATTGGTTTTACTCTTTGCCAACTATGGTGGACCAGATTCAG AGGGTGGTGGCAAAAAGGGTGGCAAGAAAAAGGGTTCTTCTTTCCAGACTGTCTCAGCTCTTTTCCGG GAGAATTTAAACAAGCTGATGACCAATCTACGGAGCACTCACCCCCATTTTGTACGATGCATCAtcccaaatgaaacaaaaacaccTG GTGCCATGGAGCATGAACTGGTGCTGCATCAGCTGCGGTGCAATGGTGTGCTGGAAGGGATCAGAATTTGCAGGAAAGGATTCCCCAGCAGAGTCCTGTATGCTGACTTCAAACAAAG ATACAGAGTGCTTAACGTAAGTGCTATCCCAGAGGGTCAGTTCATGGACAGCAAGAAGGCTTCTGAGAAGCTCCTTGCATCCATTGATGTGGACCACACCCAGTACAGATTTGGCCACACCAAG GTCTTCTTTAAAGCTGGACTGATAGGTATCCTGGAGGAGATGAGAGATGAGAAACTAGCAGAGATTATGACCATGACACAAGCCAGGTGCAGGGGCTTCCTGATGAGAATGGAGTATCGGAGAATGGTGGAGAGGAG GGACGCAATCTTCTGCATCCAGTACAATGTTCGTGCATTCATGAACGTCAAACACTGGCCTTGGATGAAGCTGTTCTTCAAGATCAAGCCCTTGCTGAAGAGTGCAGAATCTGAGAAGGAGATGGCCAACATGAAACAAGAGTTTGAGAAAACCAAGGAAGAGCTTGCAAAGTCTGAGGCAaagaggaaggagctggaggagaaaatggtgaccctgctgcaggagaagaatGACCTGCAGCTCCAAGTGCAGGCG GAAGCAGATAGCTTGGCTGATGCAGAGGAAAGATGTGACCAGctcatcaaaaccaaaatccagCTGGAAGCCAAAATTAAGGAGGTGACTGAAAGggctgaggatgaggaggaaatTAATGCCGAGCTGACAGCCAAGAAGAGAAAACTGGAGGATGAATGttcagagctgaagaaagaTATTGATGACCTTGAGTTAACACTGGCCAaagtggagaaggaaaagcacGCCACTGAAAACAAG GTGAAAAACCTcacagaggagatggcagccCTGGACGAGACCATCGCCAAGCtgacaaaagagaagaaagctctCCAAGAGGCCCATCAGCAGACACTGGATGACCTGCAGGCAGAAGAGGACAAAGTCAATACGCTGACCAAAGCTAAAAccaagctggagcagcaagTGGACGAC CTGGAAGGgtccctggagcaggagaagaaactgcGCATGGACCTTGAGAGAGCTAAGAGGAAACTCGAAGGAGACCTGAAGCTGGCCCAGGACAGCATAATGGATTTGGAAAACGATaagcagcagctggatgagAAACTGAAGAA GAAAGACTTTGAAATCAGCCAGATCCAGAGCAAAATTGAGGATGAGCAAGCCCTGGGCATGCAATCACAGAAGAAGATCAAGGAGCTGCAG GCTCGTATTGAGGAACTGGAGGAGGAAATTGAGTCTGAGCGAACGTCTCgggcaaaagcagagaagcatcGGGCTGACCTCTCCAGGGAGCTAGAGGAGATCAGCGAGCGCCtggaagaagcaggaggagcTACCGCAGCTCAGATCGAGATGAACAAGAAGCGTGaggcagaatttcagaagatgCGTCGCGACCTCGAGGAGGCCACGCTGCAGCACGAAGCCACGGCTGCTGCCCTGCGGAAGAAGCACGCggacagcacagctgagctTGGGGAGCAGATCGACAACCTGCAACGAgtgaagcagaagctggagaaggagaagagtgaGCTGAAGATGGAGATTGACGACTTGGCCAGTAACATGGAGTCTGTCTCCAAAGCCAAG GCAAATCTGGAGAAGATGTGCCGCACTCTGGAAGACCAGCTGAGTGAGATTAAAACTAAGGAGGAGCAGAATCAGCGCATGATCAATGACCTCAATACTCAAAGAGCTCGTCTGCAGACAGAATCAG GTGAATATTCACgccaggtggaggaaaaagATGCTCTGATTTCTCAGCTGTCTAGGGGCAAGCAAGGATTTACCCAACAGATTGAGGAACTCAAGAGACATctagaggaagaaataaag GCCAAGAACGCCCTGGCCCATGGCTTGCAGTCTGCTCGCCACGACTGTGACTTGCTCCGGGAACAAtatgaggaggagcaggaagccAAGGGGGAGCTGCAGCGTGCCCTGTCCAAGGCCAACAGCGAAGTGGCCCAGTGGAGAACCAAATACGAGACGGACGCTATTCAGCGCacggaggagctggaggaggccaa GAAGAAGCTGGCACAGCGGCTGCAGGATGCAGAGGAGCACGTTGAAGCCGTCAATGCCAAATGTGCTTCCctggaaaagacaaagcagaggctgcagaatGAAGTGGAGGACCTGATGATTGACGTGGAGCGATCAAATGCTGCCTGCGCAGCTCTGGATAAGAAGCAGAAGAACTTTGACAAG ATCCTTGCAGACTGGAAGCAGAAGTATGAGGAAACGCAGGCTGAGCTGGAAGCCTCCCAGAAGGAGTCTCGCTCTCTCAGCACGGAGCTGTTTAAGATGAAGAATGCCTATGAGGAGTCCTTGGACCACCTGGAAACGCTGAAGCGTGAGAACAAGAACTTGCAGC AGGAGATTTCCGACCTGACGGAGCAGATTGCCGAGGGAGGAAAGGCGATCCATGAGCTGGAGAAAGTCAAGAAGCAGATTGAGCAGGAGAAATCTGAAATCCAGGCCTCCCTGGAGGAAGCGGAG GCCTCCCTAGAACATGAAGAGGGGAAGATCCTGCGCCTCCAGCTTGAGCTCAACCAGGTGAAGTCTGAGATTGACAGGAAGATAGCAGAGAAGGATGAGGAGATCGACCAGATGAAGAGAAACCACCTCAGAATTGTGGAGTCCATGCAGAGCACCCTGGACGCTGAGATCAGGAGCAGGAATGAAGCCCTGCGGCTGAAGAAGAAGATGGAGGGAGACCTGAATGAAATGGAGATCCAGCTGAGCCATGCCAACCGCGTGGCCGCAGAGGCACAAAAGAACCTGAGAAACACACAGGCAGTGCTCAAG GATACGCAGATACACTTGGATGATGCTCTCAGGACCCAGGAGGACCTGAAGGAGCAGGTGGCCATGGTGGAGCGCAGAGCAAACCTGTTGCAGGCTGAAGTTGAGGAGCTACGGGCAGCCCTGGAGCAGACGGAGCGGTCGAGGAAAGTGGCTGAGCAGGAGCTTCTGGATGCCACTGAACGTGTGCAGCTCCTCCACACCCAG AACACCAGCTTGATCAACACCAAGAAGAAGCTGGAAACAGACATCGTGCAAATTCAAGGTGAAATGGAGGATATGATCCAGGAATCCCGCAATGCTGAAGAGAAGGCCAAGAAGGCCATCACTGAT GCAGCCATGATGgcagaagagctgaagaaggAGCAGGACACCAGCGCCCACCTGGAGAGGATGAAGAAGAACCTGGACCAGACGGTGAAGGACCTGCAGCACCGTCTGGATGAGGCTGAGCAGTTGGCACTGAAAGGAGGCAAGAAGCAAATCCAGAAGCTGGAGGCCAGA GTGCGGGAGCTGGAAGGGGAGGTGGATGCTGAGCAGAAGCGCAGCGCTGAAGCCGTGAAGGGTGTGCGCAAGTACGAGAGGAGGGTGAAGGAGCTGACCTACCAG TCTGAGGAAGACCGGAAGAATATTCTCAGGCTGCAGGATCTGGTGGACAAGCTGCAAATGAAGGTGAAATCCTACAAGAGACAAGCTGAGGAGGCT GAGGAGCTGTCCAATGTCAACCTCTCCAAGTTCCGCAAGATCCAGCACGAGCTGGAGGAAGCCGAGGAGCGGGCTGACATTGCAGAGTCGCAGGTCAACAAGCTCCGCGTGAAAAGCCGGGAGTTTCACAGCAAGAAAATAGAAGAGGAAGAGTGA